A region from the uncultured Sunxiuqinia sp. genome encodes:
- a CDS encoding cell division protein ZapA, with protein MTDKLSININIDGRVYPLTIVREDEEKYRKAAKILNDIILQYRKKYADHDSKDFLAMTAFQFVLKNLALEEQADESPFIEEIKILNEQLGDYLSINE; from the coding sequence ATGACAGATAAGCTTTCAATAAATATCAACATCGATGGGCGAGTTTACCCATTGACTATTGTTAGGGAAGACGAGGAGAAATACAGGAAAGCTGCGAAAATATTAAATGACATTATTCTTCAATACAGAAAAAAATATGCTGACCACGATTCGAAAGATTTTCTTGCAATGACTGCCTTTCAGTTTGTATTGAAGAATTTGGCGTTGGAAGAACAAGCAGACGAGTCTCCTTTTATTGAAGAAATAAAAATACTTAATGAGCAGTTAGGTGATTATTTGTCGATTAACGAGTAG
- a CDS encoding exonuclease domain-containing protein, with amino-acid sequence MNLNLKNPLVFLDLETTGINIVTDRIVEIALVKVHPDGKEEERDLRINPEMSIPEHVSKIHGIYDEDVKDAPTFKEVAKSLAKFLEGADLAGFNSNRFDIPLLAEEFLRVGVDVDFKKRKFIDVQAIFHKMEKRTLAAAFKFYCKQELIDAHSAMADTRATYDVLKSQLDMYKETEYEDNKGKKTIPIQNDVTALSEFSSYDKNVDFVGRIVYNDDGVEVFNFGKNKGVPVEKVLREQPGYFGWIINSEFPLYTKKVLTAIKLRMKD; translated from the coding sequence ATGAATTTAAACCTGAAAAATCCATTGGTCTTTTTAGACCTCGAAACAACCGGAATTAATATTGTAACTGATCGTATTGTTGAAATAGCACTGGTAAAAGTGCATCCGGATGGGAAGGAGGAAGAAAGGGATTTGCGTATTAACCCGGAGATGTCGATTCCTGAACATGTCAGCAAAATTCATGGCATTTATGATGAAGATGTAAAAGATGCTCCAACGTTCAAAGAGGTTGCTAAGTCGTTGGCAAAGTTTCTGGAAGGAGCCGATTTGGCCGGCTTTAATTCGAATCGATTCGATATTCCGTTACTTGCTGAAGAGTTTTTGCGCGTTGGAGTAGATGTTGATTTTAAAAAACGCAAGTTTATTGATGTGCAGGCCATATTTCATAAAATGGAAAAACGCACATTGGCGGCGGCTTTCAAGTTTTATTGTAAGCAGGAATTGATCGATGCACATAGTGCCATGGCCGATACCAGAGCAACATACGATGTGCTGAAATCGCAGCTTGATATGTATAAGGAGACTGAATACGAGGATAATAAAGGGAAGAAGACTATTCCAATTCAAAATGATGTGACTGCGCTGAGTGAATTTTCTTCGTACGATAAAAATGTAGATTTCGTAGGGCGAATTGTTTATAATGATGATGGTGTTGAGGTGTTTAACTTTGGCAAGAACAAAGGAGTTCCGGTTGAAAAAGTACTGCGCGAACAGCCTGGCTATTTTGGTTGGATCATCAACAGTGAATTTCCGCTTTACACTAAAAAGGTATTGACTGCTATTAAACTAAGAATGAAAGACTGA
- a CDS encoding exonuclease SbcCD subunit D, with protein MKILHTSDWHLGKRLDDFSRMEEQYAVLQEICEVAEQEQVDAVLVAGDLFDTFNPPTEAVDLFYKSLKRLSNNGHRPVIAIAGNHDSPDRIESPDPLARECGIIFAGYPNSVVSAFELESGLKVLKSSEGFLELHLPGTDIPLRILLTPYANEYRLKTCLGLENSEAELRAVLEEKWNELADQYCDNNGVNVLISHLFMIKKGNEFPEEPADEKPILHVGGAQAIFTENIPRQIQYTALGHLHRMHQVDADPCPTYYSGSPLSYSFSEANQKKYALLVDVKPGAVATVREVELTKGKKLLRKRAEGMEDALKWLAENQECLVELTLVTETFLTAVERKQLNGTHSGIVAIIPEVENAEELIDGNQKKIDLTRSMEELFRDYFKHEKGQDPNPELMSLFTEILAEEE; from the coding sequence ATGAAAATTCTCCATACTTCCGATTGGCACCTTGGCAAGCGACTCGACGATTTTTCCCGCATGGAAGAACAGTATGCCGTTTTGCAGGAGATTTGTGAGGTTGCCGAACAAGAACAGGTGGATGCAGTGCTGGTAGCCGGCGACTTGTTCGATACCTTTAATCCGCCCACTGAAGCGGTCGACCTATTTTATAAAAGTTTGAAGCGGCTTTCCAATAATGGGCATCGTCCGGTGATTGCCATTGCCGGCAACCATGATTCGCCCGATCGCATTGAATCGCCGGATCCGCTGGCTCGGGAGTGCGGAATTATTTTTGCGGGATACCCAAATTCAGTCGTTTCTGCTTTTGAGTTGGAGTCAGGGCTGAAGGTGCTAAAAAGTAGCGAAGGTTTTTTGGAACTTCATCTGCCGGGAACCGACATCCCGCTGCGGATTTTATTGACTCCATATGCGAACGAGTATCGGCTTAAAACCTGTTTAGGCTTGGAAAATAGCGAAGCGGAACTCCGGGCAGTTTTGGAGGAAAAGTGGAACGAACTGGCTGATCAATATTGCGATAATAACGGTGTGAATGTGCTCATCTCACATCTTTTCATGATAAAAAAAGGAAACGAATTCCCGGAGGAGCCTGCCGATGAAAAACCTATTTTACACGTTGGAGGGGCGCAGGCTATTTTCACCGAAAATATCCCCAGGCAGATTCAATATACCGCGCTGGGGCATCTTCATCGCATGCATCAGGTGGATGCTGACCCTTGCCCCACATACTACAGTGGCAGCCCCTTGTCGTATAGCTTTTCAGAAGCGAACCAGAAAAAATATGCGCTGTTGGTTGATGTTAAGCCCGGAGCAGTAGCAACCGTTCGGGAGGTGGAACTGACCAAAGGGAAGAAGTTACTGCGCAAACGAGCCGAAGGGATGGAGGACGCTTTGAAATGGCTGGCTGAGAATCAGGAATGCTTGGTTGAACTGACGTTGGTGACTGAAACCTTTCTGACTGCTGTAGAGCGCAAACAGCTGAATGGTACCCACTCTGGAATTGTAGCTATTATTCCTGAAGTTGAAAATGCAGAAGAGCTTATTGATGGGAATCAAAAGAAGATTGATCTGACTCGCAGCATGGAAGAACTTTTTCGTGATTATTTTAAGCATGAAAAAGGTCAGGATCCCAATCCCGAGCTCATGAGTTTATTTACAGAAATACTGGCAGAAGAAGAATGA
- the gldG gene encoding gliding motility-associated ABC transporter substrate-binding protein GldG: MYSLFRKEITSFFGSITGYLIAFVFLITNGLFLWVFPGTYNLLDAGYATLDGYFSLAPWIFLFLIPALTMRLFAEEKRSGTLEILITKPISLLQLVWAKYFAGLVLVLLCLLPTLVYFYSIYSLGNPVGNWDSGAAWGSFIGLFCLAAVYVAIGVFASAITDNPVFAFVVALFLSFAAYLGFEFVASLNWPSSVNEFLIELGINEHYLSVSRGVVDSRDLFYFIVFSFFFLLLTSIFLRQKQTAIIGQLRKMAILVVGLVLLAYILSVWFFRIDLTSEKRYSLSPISKQFISRLEAPVKIDIFLEGELPSGFRKLQQAVVEKIQDINAYADYQIRDELMDPYEMVSNTEEQKQLFERLVSLGLKPTDLRLQRDKGTVTKLIFPGAVIHYKDYEIGINLLKNNPSLSAEQNLNQSVETLEFELMRAFKLLVDDNRPTVAFMGGHGELGEPETRDIRQALSENFSLTDVVADELIQNTLPDAVVIADPVHAFSEKDKFYIDQYLMRGGNLLWLIDPVQVSLDSLSSGETTIAFPHDLNLNDQLFRYGVRVNTDLVQDVECVMIPVNTAPLGSAPKYTPAPWYYSPLLSPSQSHELSRNLNRVKSEFVSSIDTVGKNPAIKKSVVLHTSNYSRRVETPVEVSLQSINSPPARSLFSQSALAVGVLLEGQFISVFQNRMLGDFNTKNIEVLPQSKSAKMIVLADGSLIANQVSKRNGQIQTLPLGYDRYSQQTFGNKAFLVNAISYLCDDAGIMSLRTQVFKIRLLDKVQFREQRLFWQLLNVVAPLVLISLLGLIFNIVRRRKYGR, translated from the coding sequence ATGTACAGTTTATTTCGAAAAGAAATCACCAGTTTTTTTGGATCAATAACAGGATACTTAATTGCCTTTGTGTTTTTGATTACCAATGGTCTTTTTTTATGGGTGTTCCCCGGCACTTACAATTTATTGGATGCTGGTTATGCTACACTGGATGGCTATTTTTCATTGGCTCCATGGATTTTCCTTTTTCTGATTCCGGCATTGACCATGCGTTTGTTTGCCGAAGAAAAGCGATCTGGAACTCTCGAGATTCTGATCACCAAACCGATATCGTTGTTACAACTCGTTTGGGCAAAATACTTCGCCGGACTTGTGCTCGTATTGCTGTGCTTGCTTCCAACTTTAGTTTATTTCTACTCTATTTACAGTTTGGGTAATCCGGTTGGAAACTGGGATTCCGGTGCGGCATGGGGATCGTTTATAGGCCTGTTTTGTTTGGCTGCTGTCTATGTTGCCATCGGTGTTTTTGCCTCCGCCATTACAGACAATCCGGTGTTTGCTTTCGTAGTTGCTTTGTTCTTGTCGTTTGCTGCTTATCTGGGCTTCGAGTTTGTAGCCTCTTTAAACTGGCCATCTTCAGTCAACGAGTTTCTAATTGAACTGGGTATCAACGAGCATTACCTATCCGTTAGCCGGGGAGTGGTGGATTCACGCGATCTGTTTTATTTCATTGTCTTTAGTTTCTTTTTCCTGTTATTAACCAGCATTTTTTTGCGTCAAAAGCAGACGGCAATTATTGGTCAGCTGAGAAAAATGGCAATACTGGTTGTCGGACTTGTTTTGTTAGCTTATATCTTGTCGGTTTGGTTTTTTCGTATCGACCTGACTTCTGAAAAGAGATACAGCTTATCGCCAATTTCGAAGCAGTTTATTAGTCGGTTGGAGGCACCTGTTAAAATTGATATCTTTTTGGAAGGGGAGTTGCCTTCCGGCTTTCGGAAGTTACAGCAAGCAGTCGTCGAAAAAATACAGGATATTAACGCTTATGCCGATTACCAAATTCGCGATGAATTGATGGATCCTTATGAAATGGTTAGCAATACAGAAGAGCAAAAGCAGTTGTTTGAACGCCTCGTGTCATTAGGACTGAAACCAACTGATTTGCGTTTGCAGCGCGACAAGGGAACGGTAACAAAACTCATTTTTCCGGGGGCAGTCATTCACTATAAAGATTATGAGATCGGTATCAACCTGCTGAAAAATAACCCATCCCTATCGGCCGAACAAAACTTAAATCAGTCGGTTGAAACACTGGAGTTTGAGCTGATGCGAGCTTTCAAGCTGTTGGTCGACGATAATCGCCCAACTGTTGCTTTTATGGGTGGTCACGGAGAATTGGGAGAGCCTGAAACACGGGATATTCGTCAAGCCCTTTCGGAGAATTTTTCGCTTACGGATGTGGTCGCTGATGAGTTGATTCAGAATACCTTGCCTGACGCTGTTGTCATTGCCGATCCTGTTCATGCATTTAGCGAAAAGGACAAATTCTACATCGACCAGTATCTGATGCGCGGAGGAAATTTGCTTTGGCTGATTGATCCGGTACAGGTGAGCTTGGATAGTTTAAGTAGTGGGGAAACAACCATTGCTTTTCCTCACGACCTGAATCTGAATGATCAGCTGTTTCGGTATGGCGTACGGGTAAATACCGACTTGGTGCAGGATGTGGAGTGCGTCATGATTCCGGTAAATACCGCACCACTGGGAAGTGCACCAAAATATACGCCCGCTCCTTGGTATTATTCGCCTCTGCTCAGCCCGTCGCAATCACACGAGTTAAGTCGCAATCTGAATCGTGTCAAGTCCGAATTTGTCAGTTCGATTGATACGGTTGGTAAAAATCCGGCAATCAAAAAATCAGTTGTTTTGCACACGTCCAATTATTCACGGCGGGTAGAAACTCCTGTAGAGGTTAGTTTACAAAGTATAAATAGTCCGCCAGCCCGCAGTTTGTTTAGTCAATCGGCACTGGCTGTTGGTGTTTTATTGGAAGGACAGTTTATATCGGTGTTTCAAAATCGAATGTTGGGTGATTTCAATACAAAAAATATAGAAGTACTTCCTCAATCAAAATCGGCAAAAATGATTGTGTTGGCCGATGGTAGTCTGATCGCAAACCAAGTTTCAAAACGTAATGGTCAAATTCAGACGCTTCCTTTGGGGTACGATCGTTATTCGCAGCAAACCTTTGGCAATAAAGCCTTTTTAGTCAATGCTATCAGTTATTTGTGCGATGATGCCGGCATTATGTCGCTGCGGACGCAGGTGTTTAAAATTCGCTTGCTCGATAAGGTTCAATTTCGGGAGCAGCGCTTGTTTTGGCAGCTGTTAAATGTGGTGGCTCCACTCGTGTTGATCTCCTTATTGGGACTGATTTTCAACATTGTTCGTAGGCGGAAATATGGTCGTTAA
- the rny gene encoding ribonuclease Y: MEIIYAISGFLLGGGLSYFLWDKALKSKKTKIITEAEAEGDVIKKDKILQAKEKFLQLKTEHEKFIYEKNNKIDSVENKLKQKESAFLQRRDELQRRVKEFETTKKDVDAIRENLTNQLNVVQQKEDDLDRMHKQQVEQLEAISGLSAEEAKSQLVESLKGEAQTEAMSYINEIMEEAKLTANKEAKKVVVKTIQRVATETAIENSVTIFHIESDEIKGRIIGREGRNIRALEAATGVEIIVDDTPEAIVLSGFDPVRREIARLALHQLVTDGRIHPARIEEVVSKVKKQIEEEIIETGKRTAIDLGVHGLHPELIRMIGKMKYRSSYGQNLLQHSREVANLCAIMASELGLNTKWAKRAGLLHDIGKVPDDEPELPHAVLGMKLAEKFKEKPDICNAIGAHHDEVEMQTMLAPIVQVCDAISGARPGARREVVESYIKRLKALEDLALSYPGVLKTYAIQAGRELRVIVGSEKISDKESEQLSFDIAKHIQDEMTYPGQIKITVIRELRAVNYAK; the protein is encoded by the coding sequence ATGGAAATAATATATGCTATTTCCGGGTTCTTGCTAGGCGGAGGGCTTTCCTACTTTTTGTGGGATAAAGCACTAAAAAGCAAGAAAACGAAGATCATAACAGAGGCCGAGGCTGAAGGCGATGTAATAAAAAAAGATAAGATACTTCAGGCAAAAGAGAAGTTCTTACAGTTAAAAACAGAACATGAAAAGTTTATTTATGAAAAGAATAATAAGATTGATTCGGTCGAAAATAAACTAAAACAAAAAGAAAGTGCTTTTTTACAACGTCGCGATGAACTACAACGAAGAGTAAAGGAATTTGAAACAACCAAAAAAGATGTTGACGCTATTCGCGAGAACCTGACAAATCAGTTGAATGTGGTTCAGCAAAAGGAAGACGATTTGGATCGCATGCATAAACAACAGGTTGAGCAGTTGGAAGCAATCTCCGGATTGTCAGCAGAAGAAGCCAAAAGCCAGTTGGTTGAGTCCTTAAAAGGTGAAGCGCAAACTGAAGCCATGTCTTACATTAACGAAATAATGGAAGAGGCTAAACTTACTGCCAATAAAGAGGCGAAGAAAGTTGTGGTGAAAACGATACAGCGAGTGGCAACCGAAACTGCCATTGAAAACTCCGTTACAATTTTCCACATTGAAAGCGATGAAATTAAAGGTCGGATTATTGGTCGTGAAGGACGTAATATCCGCGCATTGGAAGCTGCAACAGGTGTTGAGATTATTGTAGATGATACACCCGAAGCGATTGTGCTTTCAGGTTTCGATCCGGTACGTCGCGAAATTGCCCGTTTGGCCTTACATCAATTGGTAACAGACGGACGTATTCACCCTGCTCGTATTGAGGAGGTTGTTTCGAAAGTGAAAAAGCAGATTGAAGAAGAAATTATTGAAACCGGTAAACGTACTGCGATTGACCTCGGAGTACATGGTCTGCATCCAGAGCTGATTCGCATGATCGGTAAAATGAAATATCGTTCGTCGTACGGACAAAACTTATTGCAGCACTCCCGTGAGGTGGCTAATCTTTGTGCTATCATGGCTTCAGAGCTTGGACTTAATACTAAGTGGGCGAAACGTGCCGGCTTGCTTCACGATATTGGTAAAGTGCCGGATGACGAACCGGAACTTCCACATGCAGTACTGGGGATGAAGCTGGCTGAAAAATTCAAAGAAAAGCCGGATATCTGCAATGCCATTGGAGCGCACCACGACGAGGTGGAAATGCAAACCATGTTGGCTCCTATCGTTCAGGTTTGTGATGCGATTTCAGGTGCCCGCCCGGGAGCTCGCCGCGAAGTGGTAGAATCTTACATCAAGCGTTTAAAAGCTTTAGAAGATTTGGCACTTTCGTATCCAGGTGTTCTGAAAACTTATGCCATTCAGGCTGGACGCGAATTGCGCGTAATTGTTGGTAGTGAGAAGATTTCTGATAAAGAATCAGAACAACTGTCATTTGATATCGCGAAGCACATCCAGGATGAAATGACTTATCCGGGACAAATTAAGATTACTGTTATCCGTGAACTGCGTGCAGTAAACTATGCGAAATAG
- the dnaN gene encoding DNA polymerase III subunit beta, with product MKFVVSSTELLSHLNAISKVISSKNTLPILDNYLFQLEDNRLTITASDLESTLITSIDLDNTEGTGDVAVPAKLLNDTLKEFPEQPLTFQINGENSAIDIYSENGKFSIVGQNGEDFPELPELKEEATATIDVNHDVLLNGITKTLFATADDELRPVMNGIFVELGNDDLTFVASDAHKLVRYKRADAKAEVESSFILPKKPAALLRNLLPKEEFDVKLQFDDKNAFFTLSNYKLICRLVEGNYPSYNSVIPTNNSNRMIVDRLELFNTIKRVSVFANQASNLVKLHIDDNQLVVSAQDVDFSISAVERLKCQYEGDEIEIGFKSTFLLEILSNLSSSDVKVELSDPTRAGLLLPAEKEFDEEDVLMLLMPMMINA from the coding sequence ATGAAATTTGTTGTTTCCAGTACCGAATTACTGAGTCATCTGAACGCGATCAGTAAGGTGATCAGTTCAAAGAATACATTACCCATTTTGGATAATTATTTGTTTCAACTGGAAGATAATCGGTTAACGATTACTGCCTCAGATTTGGAGTCGACCTTAATTACCAGCATTGACCTGGATAATACCGAAGGAACTGGTGATGTTGCCGTTCCGGCAAAGTTGCTCAACGACACGCTGAAGGAGTTTCCGGAGCAACCGCTGACCTTCCAAATAAATGGAGAAAATTCGGCGATTGATATTTATTCCGAAAATGGAAAGTTCAGTATTGTTGGGCAAAACGGAGAAGATTTTCCTGAGCTGCCCGAGCTAAAAGAAGAAGCAACTGCGACTATTGATGTGAACCACGATGTGCTGTTGAATGGAATTACAAAAACACTGTTTGCCACGGCCGATGACGAACTTCGCCCGGTAATGAATGGTATATTTGTTGAATTGGGAAATGACGATCTGACTTTTGTGGCTTCTGATGCACACAAGTTGGTGCGTTATAAACGCGCTGATGCCAAAGCAGAAGTGGAATCATCATTTATTTTACCTAAAAAACCAGCTGCCTTATTGCGTAACCTACTTCCAAAAGAAGAGTTCGATGTGAAATTGCAGTTTGATGATAAGAATGCTTTTTTCACCCTAAGCAATTATAAATTAATTTGCCGTTTGGTTGAAGGAAATTATCCAAGCTATAATTCTGTAATTCCGACCAATAACAGCAATAGAATGATTGTTGACCGCTTGGAATTATTCAACACAATTAAACGGGTTTCAGTGTTTGCTAACCAGGCCAGCAATTTGGTTAAGTTGCATATTGATGATAATCAGTTGGTGGTTTCAGCACAAGATGTTGATTTCTCTATTTCGGCTGTCGAACGATTGAAATGTCAATATGAGGGTGATGAAATTGAAATTGGATTTAAATCAACCTTCTTACTGGAAATTCTTTCAAACTTGTCGTCTTCTGATGTTAAAGTTGAGCTTTCTGATCCAACTCGCGCAGGCTTATTGCTGCCGGCTGAAAAGGAATTTGACGAAGAAGATGTACTGATGCTTTTAATGCCAATGATGATAAATGCTTAA
- the lpxB gene encoding lipid-A-disaccharide synthase: MKYYFIAGEASGDLHASNLISELVKKDSQAEVRGFGGELMEQAGMHLSKHYREMAFMGFLPVLMNLKTIQRNFKACEEDLFEFQPDVLVLVDYPGFNLRMAEFAKKHSIRVFYYISPKIWIWKKYRIKKIKAFVDEMFTILPFETEFYKRLGYEVNYVGNPVLDAIKAKPAKTDFSDFINQNNLPDKPIIALLPGSRLQEIKSLLPRMLEGAAYFPEYQIVVTAAPNIDELVYEKLTQAYPEVRVLHDKTYELMQQAEAAVLASGTVSLEAGILRCPQIVCYRMDGGTLFYWIGQYVVGITLVSLVNLILKRMAVKELLQQHCTPTNIHKELNLILNDTSHKKQIMKSYDELSGKLGEPGASARAASMMIDKLNEKN, translated from the coding sequence ATGAAGTACTATTTTATAGCCGGCGAAGCTTCGGGTGACTTGCATGCCTCAAACCTCATCTCTGAACTTGTAAAGAAAGATTCACAAGCCGAAGTTCGTGGATTTGGTGGCGAGCTAATGGAACAAGCAGGAATGCACTTAAGCAAGCATTATCGCGAAATGGCTTTCATGGGCTTTTTGCCGGTGCTGATGAACCTAAAAACTATTCAACGAAATTTTAAAGCCTGCGAGGAGGATTTATTCGAATTTCAACCGGATGTATTGGTGTTGGTTGATTATCCCGGGTTTAATCTTCGCATGGCTGAATTTGCAAAAAAACATAGCATTCGGGTATTCTACTATATTTCTCCCAAAATATGGATTTGGAAGAAATACCGAATCAAAAAGATCAAGGCTTTTGTTGATGAGATGTTTACCATTCTTCCTTTCGAAACTGAGTTTTATAAAAGGCTTGGCTATGAGGTCAACTATGTTGGCAATCCGGTGTTGGATGCAATAAAAGCCAAACCTGCAAAAACTGATTTTTCCGATTTTATCAATCAAAATAATTTACCGGACAAACCTATCATCGCATTGCTTCCGGGTAGCCGGTTACAGGAAATAAAATCGTTGTTGCCCCGAATGCTGGAAGGTGCAGCCTATTTTCCGGAATACCAGATTGTGGTAACAGCCGCACCAAATATTGATGAGCTTGTTTATGAGAAGCTAACTCAGGCTTATCCTGAAGTGCGTGTTTTGCATGACAAAACCTACGAATTAATGCAGCAAGCAGAAGCTGCGGTGTTGGCATCGGGTACCGTTTCGCTGGAAGCCGGTATTTTACGATGCCCGCAAATTGTGTGCTACCGAATGGATGGCGGAACCCTTTTTTATTGGATTGGGCAATATGTTGTTGGAATTACATTGGTGTCGCTGGTTAATCTTATTTTGAAACGGATGGCCGTAAAAGAATTGTTGCAACAACACTGCACACCGACCAATATTCACAAAGAGCTGAACTTGATTTTGAATGACACCTCGCATAAAAAACAAATCATGAAAAGCTACGACGAATTAAGCGGGAAATTGGGCGAGCCTGGTGCTTCTGCCCGTGCTGCGTCGATGATGATTGATAAATTGAACGAAAAGAATTAA
- a CDS encoding fumarylacetoacetate hydrolase family protein, with amino-acid sequence MKIICIGRNYSDHVRELNNEIPDGPVIFMKPDSALLRNNDPFYIPDFSRNVHYECELIVRISRLGKNIEPRFANRYYNEVGLGVDFTARDLQNKLRDTGLPWEKAKGFDRSAVISANFVKRDHLPDFNAIKFELKKNSETVQQGDSAYMLFSIDEIISQVSKYFTLKIGDLIYTGTPSGVGPVAIGDRLEGFLEGEKMFDFQVK; translated from the coding sequence ATGAAAATCATTTGTATCGGACGAAATTACAGTGATCATGTACGGGAGTTGAATAATGAAATTCCGGATGGACCGGTTATTTTCATGAAACCGGATTCCGCATTGCTTCGCAATAATGATCCTTTTTATATCCCCGATTTTAGCCGGAACGTACATTACGAATGTGAATTGATTGTTCGTATCAGCCGATTGGGAAAAAATATTGAACCCCGTTTTGCAAATCGTTATTACAATGAGGTTGGATTGGGGGTTGATTTCACCGCGCGCGACCTTCAAAATAAACTGAGAGACACAGGTTTACCGTGGGAGAAAGCAAAAGGCTTTGATCGGTCGGCCGTTATTTCCGCCAATTTCGTGAAAAGGGATCATTTGCCTGATTTTAATGCCATCAAGTTTGAGCTCAAAAAGAATAGCGAAACGGTACAGCAAGGTGATTCTGCTTATATGCTTTTCTCGATTGATGAAATTATCAGTCAGGTTTCTAAATACTTTACCTTGAAAATTGGAGATTTGATTTATACCGGAACACCTTCCGGAGTGGGGCCAGTGGCTATTGGAGATCGGCTGGAAGGCTTTTTGGAAGGCGAAAAGATGTTTGATTTTCAAGTGAAATAA
- the surE gene encoding 5'/3'-nucleotidase SurE, translating to MKQRPLIFITNDDGIQAKGLKEVSDVMRLFGDVVVVAPEVAMSGMSNAISVDRPLRVSKVEEEDGYIAYKCNGTPVDCVKLGFNHLVDRLPDFVISGINHGSNSSISLVYSGTMGAAIEGCLHGVPSIGFSLCDYLPDADFSKAKMWVARVFQSVFEHGLPPFVCLNVNIPKGDVEGIEVCRQTSGKWVEELEKRTDPHNREYYWLSGYFKNFEPDAEDTDLFALDNQKVSVVPIHVDMTCEETLEKMKGWKF from the coding sequence ATGAAACAACGTCCGCTCATATTTATTACCAACGACGATGGAATTCAGGCAAAAGGACTGAAGGAGGTTTCTGATGTGATGCGTCTCTTTGGTGATGTCGTGGTAGTTGCGCCCGAGGTGGCTATGTCGGGTATGTCCAATGCGATTTCGGTTGATCGTCCTTTGCGAGTATCAAAAGTTGAGGAAGAGGACGGATATATTGCCTACAAGTGCAATGGAACTCCGGTAGATTGCGTGAAATTAGGATTCAATCATTTGGTAGATCGATTGCCGGATTTTGTTATTTCAGGGATTAACCATGGTTCTAATTCGTCTATAAGTTTGGTGTATTCCGGAACAATGGGGGCTGCCATCGAAGGGTGTTTGCATGGTGTTCCATCAATCGGTTTTTCGTTGTGCGACTATTTACCGGATGCAGATTTTTCGAAAGCAAAGATGTGGGTTGCCCGTGTTTTTCAATCGGTTTTCGAGCATGGGTTGCCGCCTTTTGTTTGCTTGAATGTGAATATCCCCAAGGGAGATGTTGAAGGCATTGAAGTTTGCCGGCAAACCTCAGGCAAGTGGGTGGAAGAACTGGAAAAACGTACTGATCCGCACAACCGTGAGTATTACTGGTTGTCTGGTTACTTTAAAAATTTTGAGCCCGATGCTGAAGATACTGACTTGTTTGCCTTAGACAATCAGAAAGTGTCGGTAGTGCCTATTCATGTAGATATGACCTGTGAGGAAACTTTGGAAAAAATGAAAGGCTGGAAGTTTTAA